The Oscillospiraceae bacterium genome has a window encoding:
- a CDS encoding GNAT family N-acetyltransferase encodes MQFKFLDENTFYNTFLFEISDVQCGDHYDENNPQHVDWLKRFVSNLFLCGGKALCLYSDDDNPIGFIYLLYDKGLEKVACFGKKATICMFEVKEQFRSKGYGKLLCQEAEKYLRDCGAECLYTDTPDDPDDRRALTFYIRNGFSPVGFHPCVNGKDDVAQIYLFKYL; translated from the coding sequence ATGCAATTTAAATTTTTGGATGAAAATACATTCTATAATACATTTTTATTTGAAATATCCGACGTACAATGCGGTGACCATTATGATGAAAATAATCCACAACATGTTGATTGGTTAAAGAGGTTTGTTTCAAATTTATTTTTATGTGGAGGTAAGGCATTGTGTCTATATTCCGATGATGATAATCCTATTGGATTTATTTATCTTTTATACGATAAAGGACTTGAAAAAGTAGCTTGCTTTGGTAAAAAAGCAACCATTTGTATGTTTGAAGTGAAAGAGCAATTTAGAAGTAAGGGTTATGGCAAATTATTATGCCAAGAAGCGGAAAAATATTTGCGTGATTGTGGTGCTGAATGCTTATATACAGATACACCCGACGACCCAGACGACAGGAGAGCATTAACGTTTTATATTCGTAACGGGTTTTCGCCAGTTGGATTTCATCCTTGTGTAAATGGAAAAGATGATGTGGCGCAGATATATTTATTTAAATATCTTTAA
- a CDS encoding Gfo/Idh/MocA family oxidoreductase codes for MKKVKWGVLGAGGIADRRTLPGMMLANNAELVAVMEVNKDFAEKLRVKYNAKRAYDNTQDLVNDPEIEAIYIASPVIYHKEQVIAAAKAKKHLLVEKPIAMTIDDCNELVNACNKAGVLSATGFMMRYGAYNMAMKKLVSEGAIGQIVSARGQLTCWYPEIPGAWRQNKSLSGGGALIDMGIHCIDLIEYITGSKTVATFGINETKTFKYNVDDSSNILLKLSNGATAYVDSNFNIPDAAAKCRLEFYGTRGSILAEGTIGQIDGGKIDVVISEAGGYDAAQNRNDVTPLEVKVDFGNMYTREIESFSNSILTGAPVQVPMTDAVWIQKVVEAAYKSGETGTLVTL; via the coding sequence ATGAAAAAAGTAAAATGGGGCGTCCTTGGCGCCGGAGGAATTGCCGACAGGAGAACGCTTCCCGGAATGATGCTCGCCAATAACGCCGAGCTTGTCGCGGTAATGGAAGTCAACAAGGATTTCGCGGAAAAGCTCCGCGTTAAATACAATGCAAAGCGCGCTTATGACAATACGCAGGACCTTGTCAATGATCCCGAAATTGAAGCGATTTACATCGCCTCTCCCGTTATCTATCACAAGGAGCAGGTCATCGCGGCTGCCAAAGCGAAAAAGCACCTGCTCGTAGAAAAGCCAATCGCCATGACCATAGACGATTGCAACGAGCTTGTCAATGCATGCAATAAAGCGGGCGTATTGAGCGCAACCGGATTCATGATGCGTTACGGCGCATATAATATGGCAATGAAAAAGCTTGTTTCCGAAGGCGCTATCGGACAGATCGTCTCCGCCAGAGGACAGCTCACCTGCTGGTATCCCGAAATTCCGGGCGCTTGGCGTCAGAACAAATCGCTTTCCGGCGGCGGCGCGCTCATCGATATGGGCATCCATTGCATCGATTTAATCGAATATATCACCGGATCAAAGACCGTCGCAACCTTCGGAATAAACGAAACCAAGACATTCAAATATAATGTCGACGATTCTTCCAATATTCTACTCAAGCTCTCCAACGGCGCCACGGCGTATGTCGACTCCAACTTCAACATACCCGACGCGGCCGCCAAATGCCGCCTCGAATTCTATGGTACGCGCGGAAGCATTCTCGCCGAAGGAACTATCGGTCAGATTGACGGCGGGAAAATTGACGTCGTCATTTCCGAAGCCGGCGGTTACGATGCCGCCCAAAATCGCAACGATGTCACTCCGCTCGAAGTAAAAGTGGATTTCGGCAATATGTATACGCGTGAGATTGAATCCTTCTCGAATTCCATCCTCACCGGAGCCCCGGTTCAGGTGCCTATGACAGACGCCGTATGGATTCAGAAGGTCGTAGAAGCCGCATACAAGTCCGGCGAGACCGGAACTCTTGTTACTCTCTGA
- a CDS encoding dihydrofolate reductase, which produces MNIIAALDSANGIGKDGKLLCRIPSDLKRVKLLTLGKTIVMGYNTLVSLPRSAPLPDRRNIVLTSKHIDIPGADVCHGLDELNACLADTPSEDVFVFGGQSVYTQLLPECSRMYLTKINGVFGADAFFPPYDESEWKLVYKSETLCENGVSFNFTEYEKN; this is translated from the coding sequence ATGAATATAATCGCAGCACTCGATTCGGCAAACGGGATCGGAAAAGACGGTAAGCTTTTATGCCGAATTCCCTCGGATCTAAAACGCGTTAAGCTGCTTACGCTCGGAAAGACAATCGTAATGGGCTATAACACGCTTGTGTCCCTTCCCCGGTCCGCTCCTCTGCCGGACAGACGCAATATCGTTTTGACATCAAAGCATATTGACATACCCGGCGCAGATGTATGTCACGGACTTGACGAGCTGAATGCGTGTCTGGCGGATACGCCCTCTGAGGATGTTTTTGTTTTCGGAGGACAGAGCGTGTACACGCAGCTTTTGCCTGAATGCAGCCGTATGTATCTCACGAAGATAAACGGGGTTTTCGGTGCGGACGCTTTTTTTCCTCCGTATGATGAAAGCGAGTGGAAGCTTGTTTATAAAAGCGAAACACTTTGCGAGAACGGAGTTTCATTCAACTTCACAGAATACGAAAAAAATTAA
- a CDS encoding ribokinase, with the protein MKFLCYGSLNIDYVYNVNQFVKAGETIPAYQFEKHSGGKGLNQAVALAKANGRYSNVENVYLAGKIAQDGVFLTKDLSYFGVKTDYINICGDNNIPTGHAIIQINSEGNNCIIVYGGVNISITEDEAKKVLSGFTRGDYIFLQNEINNIPYIIRKARENQMVIVMNPSPVTKELLECSELSMVDWFILNETEIYAFTEEKDPVRAMKKMYKKYPKSRIILTLGADGSRCYDGEDFVTCQAFHVDKTVDTTGAGDAYAGYFFNGIANKTSIFEAMKRASLAAGVTITRKGAAATIPCTDELSGFDMGIL; encoded by the coding sequence ATGAAATTTTTATGCTACGGCTCTTTGAATATCGACTATGTTTACAATGTCAACCAATTTGTGAAAGCCGGAGAAACAATACCGGCGTATCAGTTTGAAAAACACAGCGGTGGAAAAGGGCTTAATCAGGCGGTCGCGCTTGCAAAGGCAAACGGACGCTATTCAAATGTTGAGAATGTATATCTCGCCGGGAAAATAGCGCAGGACGGAGTTTTTCTCACAAAGGATCTGTCTTATTTCGGTGTTAAAACGGATTATATAAATATTTGCGGAGATAATAATATTCCCACCGGACACGCGATAATTCAGATTAATTCAGAGGGGAATAACTGCATAATCGTATACGGCGGCGTAAACATTTCAATCACAGAGGACGAAGCCAAAAAGGTTTTATCTGGCTTTACTAGGGGAGATTATATCTTCCTTCAGAACGAAATCAATAATATCCCGTATATAATAAGAAAAGCGCGGGAGAATCAAATGGTGATCGTCATGAATCCTTCGCCCGTCACAAAGGAGCTTCTTGAATGCTCGGAGCTGTCAATGGTCGACTGGTTCATACTCAACGAAACGGAAATATATGCTTTTACAGAGGAAAAAGACCCGGTAAGGGCAATGAAAAAGATGTATAAAAAATATCCGAAATCGCGTATTATCCTTACGCTCGGCGCGGACGGCTCGCGCTGTTATGACGGCGAGGATTTTGTGACCTGTCAGGCGTTTCATGTGGATAAAACTGTCGACACAACCGGCGCGGGGGACGCATATGCCGGATATTTCTTCAATGGCATCGCAAACAAAACATCAATTTTTGAAGCGATGAAGCGCGCTTCGCTTGCCGCGGGCGTAACGATCACCCGCAAGGGCGCCGCCGCCACCATACCCTGCACAGACGAGCTGTCCGGATTCGATATGGGTATCTTGTAG
- the nrdR gene encoding transcriptional regulator NrdR: MKCPNCGCIESKVLDSRPTEEGGAIRRRRECLDCQKRFTTYERIENIPLIIVKKDKSREVYDRSKLLKGIMRACEKRPVSASDMERIVNEIESTLNNNMQTEVSSSYIGELLMEKLKKVDEVAYIRFASVYRQFKDINTFMDELKILLGDKKQEDNQQR, encoded by the coding sequence ATGAAGTGTCCAAACTGCGGCTGTATCGAAAGTAAGGTGCTCGACTCGCGTCCCACCGAAGAAGGCGGCGCAATCCGCCGTCGCAGAGAATGCCTCGACTGCCAAAAGAGGTTCACCACATACGAGCGCATAGAGAACATACCGCTGATCATTGTCAAGAAGGATAAATCCAGAGAGGTTTACGACCGGTCAAAGCTGCTCAAGGGAATAATGCGCGCATGTGAAAAGCGTCCTGTTTCCGCTTCCGACATGGAAAGAATCGTAAACGAAATCGAATCCACTTTAAATAACAATATGCAAACCGAAGTGAGCTCCTCTTATATCGGAGAGCTTCTTATGGAAAAGCTGAAGAAGGTCGACGAAGTCGCGTATATCCGTTTTGCATCCGTATACCGTCAGTTCAAGGATATAAACACGTTTATGGATGAGCTTAAAATATTGCTTGGAGATAAAAAGCAGGAGGATAATCAGCAGAGATGA
- a CDS encoding YbjQ family protein — MLIVTVESIPGKTCVPLGMVKGGIVQSKNFGKDFMAGLKTLVGGEIVSYTEMMNEARALATKRMVDEAGALGADAIVGVRYVSSSIMQGAAEVVAYGTAVKFQ; from the coding sequence ATGCTTATTGTCACCGTTGAATCTATCCCCGGAAAAACTTGCGTTCCTCTCGGCATGGTCAAGGGCGGAATTGTCCAGTCTAAGAATTTCGGCAAGGACTTTATGGCGGGCTTAAAAACGCTTGTAGGAGGCGAAATTGTGTCGTACACAGAGATGATGAATGAAGCCAGGGCTCTGGCAACCAAGCGTATGGTAGATGAAGCCGGCGCTTTGGGCGCTGATGCAATTGTCGGTGTCCGATATGTTTCCTCATCTATAATGCAGGGGGCCGCGGAGGTCGTCGCTTACGGCACGGCGGTTAAATTCCAATAA
- a CDS encoding MBL fold metallo-hydrolase: MLTCHSLFSGSSGNSIYIKTEYGRFLIDAGGSMRRISEALRLFDDSPSELSAIFITHEHGDHTKALGQLCKRTAVPIYATEPVARAIYDQLLPRPDEARAFAESVLTIRPDSRYEICGLEVEPFSTPHDSVGSVGFVFGEGASEKLLGVATDIGCITQTIRSSLYGCRAVVIESNHDIDMLKSGSYPQFLKERILSDHGHLSNVECAKLCTELVAGGTDKITLFHLSDENNTPEKAYRSTSSALKAFCAAESDGISLNIASRYAATDILSANNTLQNFSFTSGHINNKLR; encoded by the coding sequence ATGCTTACATGTCACAGCCTTTTTTCCGGCAGCAGCGGAAACAGTATATACATTAAAACAGAATACGGTCGGTTTCTGATAGATGCCGGCGGCTCTATGCGACGTATCAGCGAGGCGCTTCGCTTGTTTGATGATTCTCCGTCGGAATTGAGCGCGATATTTATCACGCATGAACACGGCGACCATACCAAGGCGCTCGGACAGCTCTGTAAACGTACCGCCGTACCGATATATGCGACTGAGCCAGTAGCGAGAGCTATATACGATCAGCTGCTTCCCCGCCCGGATGAAGCTCGTGCCTTTGCGGAGTCAGTCCTCACAATCAGACCGGATTCGAGATATGAGATATGCGGACTCGAGGTCGAGCCGTTTTCCACTCCGCATGACAGCGTCGGAAGTGTCGGCTTTGTGTTCGGAGAAGGGGCGTCGGAAAAGCTTCTCGGCGTTGCGACTGATATCGGCTGTATAACTCAAACGATACGCAGCTCTCTTTACGGATGCCGCGCAGTCGTAATAGAATCAAACCACGATATTGATATGCTGAAAAGCGGTTCATATCCGCAGTTTTTAAAAGAGCGGATTTTAAGCGATCACGGTCATCTTTCAAACGTAGAATGCGCAAAGCTATGTACTGAGCTTGTCGCGGGAGGAACCGATAAAATTACGCTTTTTCACTTGTCTGACGAGAACAACACGCCGGAAAAGGCATATCGAAGCACATCTTCCGCACTCAAGGCTTTCTGTGCCGCTGAAAGCGATGGAATTTCGCTGAATATTGCTTCAAGATACGCGGCGACCGATATACTGTCCGCAAATAATACTTTGCAAAACTTTTCTTTCACAAGCGGCCACATTAATAATAAATTGAGGTAA
- a CDS encoding DUF1836 domain-containing protein, protein MSEIAEKEKSADVAAWYASIKNHRFPRYSDLPDIDLYIDQLVSILDKNLSVLYLSDGKICETPITASMINNYVKHEAVPRPKRKRYGKDHYAYLFIICALKQVYSINEIGDFMSHNLKTRSVGELYDKFCEETEKAIAVINELISGEIPVADAKSSEKDFVTVKMAIFTVIMKLFVKKSTQNLQKK, encoded by the coding sequence ATGTCTGAAATCGCTGAAAAAGAAAAATCGGCTGATGTCGCCGCGTGGTATGCATCCATAAAGAATCATAGATTTCCGAGATACAGCGATCTGCCTGATATAGATCTATATATTGACCAGCTCGTCAGCATTCTCGACAAGAATTTGTCGGTTCTGTATTTAAGCGACGGAAAAATATGTGAAACGCCAATAACCGCTTCGATGATTAATAACTATGTGAAGCACGAGGCCGTTCCGCGTCCGAAAAGAAAGCGATACGGCAAGGATCATTATGCGTATCTTTTTATTATTTGCGCTTTAAAACAGGTATACTCAATAAATGAGATTGGAGACTTCATGTCTCACAATCTAAAAACTCGCAGCGTCGGAGAACTTTACGATAAATTCTGTGAAGAAACCGAAAAGGCCATCGCTGTTATAAATGAGCTGATCTCAGGAGAGATCCCTGTTGCTGACGCGAAAAGCAGCGAAAAAGATTTTGTCACGGTAAAGATGGCTATATTTACGGTGATAATGAAGCTTTTTGTGAAAAAGAGCACTCAGAATCTTCAGAAAAAGTAA
- a CDS encoding cation transporter: protein MKKTVVIKGMSCAHCKMRTEKALNAIKGVKAEVSLEKGTATVTFDPSESAVSDSALKEAVEALGFDVVSIT from the coding sequence ATGAAAAAGACTGTTGTTATAAAAGGGATGTCTTGCGCTCATTGTAAAATGCGAACCGAAAAGGCACTGAACGCCATAAAAGGCGTCAAAGCCGAGGTTTCTCTTGAAAAAGGGACAGCGACGGTGACGTTCGATCCTTCCGAAAGCGCGGTGAGCGATTCGGCACTTAAAGAAGCCGTCGAAGCGCTCGGATTCGATGTGGTGTCGATAACGTAA
- a CDS encoding stage II sporulation protein R: protein MRNTVVEGVLFVLISVILIAYALPMKTAGEIYDGVIRLHVIADSDSDDDQAVKLNVRDAILEFARNNFGSVSNVTEAKRLFLLEGDALKSVADGVLEEKGFDDKAEVELCTEYYPMRIYEGVSLPAGEYISLKVIIGSGKGKNWWCVLFPPLCLNSARATEALCGVGISEETAKMLTSGRNRYKIKFWIVDKLGELCERKKCK, encoded by the coding sequence ATGAGAAACACCGTTGTTGAAGGTGTGTTGTTTGTACTTATATCTGTAATTTTAATAGCTTACGCTTTGCCGATGAAGACCGCCGGAGAAATATATGACGGGGTTATAAGGCTTCATGTCATAGCGGATTCCGATTCCGATGACGATCAGGCGGTTAAGCTTAATGTACGCGATGCCATACTTGAATTTGCCAGAAATAACTTCGGCTCCGTCAGTAATGTCACCGAAGCGAAGAGATTGTTTTTACTTGAAGGTGACGCGCTTAAGTCTGTGGCGGACGGAGTCCTTGAGGAAAAGGGCTTTGACGACAAAGCCGAAGTAGAGCTTTGCACGGAGTATTATCCGATGCGCATATATGAAGGTGTAAGTCTCCCGGCAGGCGAATATATTTCCCTGAAGGTGATCATAGGCTCCGGCAAGGGCAAAAACTGGTGGTGTGTGTTGTTTCCGCCGCTTTGCCTGAACAGTGCGCGAGCAACCGAAGCTCTTTGCGGAGTGGGTATTTCAGAAGAAACCGCAAAGATGCTGACCTCCGGACGAAACCGGTATAAAATCAAATTCTGGATTGTAGACAAACTCGGAGAGCTTTGTGAAAGGAAGAAGTGCAAATGA
- a CDS encoding amino acid carrier protein, with translation MTNTESYIFLPLAALILICGAVYSFRTRFIQMRGLACGLKLTFGSSGSVSDKDGAAIAPFRALCTSLSATIGTGNIVGVSAALTTGGPGALFWMWAAAFFGMAVKYAEAFLAVKFRETRSGQIIGGPFFYISKAFSDSRAARTGAKLFAFFGACAALFGIGCAAQSNSVAVAAQNIFDQKCLSFVYIFGECVPTVRLVSGLIVAAAGYAIFSGGIKRIGAFSAAAVPVMGGLYILASVAVIIMNREAIPAAFSLIFKSAFTPAAAAGGFGGALVRDAVAKGITRGIFANEAGLGSTPIAAAAGSATPGEQGLVSMSGTLFDTFIVCTLTGLCVLITGAWTQGLYGFDVTLFAFTGTLGEMGRLLLSSCLALFAFTSIIGWNYYGERCFSFLSNGRWKKAFNAAFSALLFVGALMTTKNAFFLADILNALMALPNLSALLILALNDKLYRKTGL, from the coding sequence ATGACGAACACCGAATCATATATTTTTTTGCCGCTCGCGGCTCTTATACTGATCTGCGGAGCGGTATATTCTTTTCGCACCCGTTTTATTCAGATGCGCGGATTGGCGTGCGGGCTTAAGCTTACTTTCGGATCTTCCGGCTCTGTTTCGGATAAAGACGGAGCGGCAATCGCGCCTTTCCGTGCGCTTTGCACCTCACTTTCCGCCACCATAGGGACCGGTAATATCGTCGGAGTGTCCGCCGCGCTCACAACCGGCGGTCCCGGCGCGCTTTTCTGGATGTGGGCCGCGGCGTTTTTTGGCATGGCTGTAAAATACGCCGAAGCTTTTCTGGCGGTCAAATTCCGAGAAACCAGAAGCGGACAAATTATCGGAGGTCCGTTTTTTTATATATCAAAGGCGTTTTCCGATTCGCGTGCCGCGCGTACAGGAGCGAAGCTGTTCGCGTTTTTCGGCGCATGCGCCGCGCTTTTCGGAATCGGATGTGCCGCGCAGTCAAATTCGGTGGCTGTTGCAGCGCAAAACATATTTGATCAAAAATGTCTCTCTTTCGTTTATATATTCGGAGAATGTGTTCCGACGGTACGTCTCGTCTCGGGTCTGATCGTTGCGGCGGCCGGATATGCCATTTTTTCCGGCGGTATAAAAAGAATCGGCGCGTTTTCCGCGGCTGCGGTGCCGGTCATGGGCGGGCTTTACATCCTTGCATCTGTCGCGGTTATTATCATGAATCGTGAGGCTATTCCCGCCGCTTTTTCATTGATATTTAAAAGCGCGTTCACTCCGGCGGCTGCGGCGGGCGGCTTCGGCGGCGCGCTGGTCAGAGATGCCGTGGCAAAAGGAATCACCCGCGGAATATTCGCAAACGAAGCCGGGCTCGGCAGCACGCCTATTGCGGCGGCGGCGGGCTCGGCAACACCTGGAGAACAGGGTCTTGTATCAATGAGCGGCACTTTGTTCGACACCTTTATCGTATGCACACTTACCGGACTGTGCGTACTCATAACCGGGGCATGGACACAGGGGCTTTACGGCTTTGACGTGACGCTTTTCGCGTTTACAGGTACTCTCGGTGAAATGGGACGGCTTCTGCTTTCATCATGCCTCGCGCTGTTCGCGTTCACTTCAATAATCGGCTGGAATTATTATGGCGAAAGATGTTTTTCGTTTTTAAGCAACGGTCGATGGAAAAAGGCATTTAACGCCGCGTTTTCCGCGCTTCTGTTTGTCGGAGCACTTATGACGACCAAGAATGCGTTTTTCCTCGCCGATATTTTAAATGCGCTTATGGCGTTGCCGAACCTTTCCGCGCTATTGATTCTTGCGCTCAATGATAAATTATATAGGAAAACGGGATTGTGA
- a CDS encoding DegT/DnrJ/EryC1/StrS family aminotransferase yields MAEKKDLAMNGAGISEIGFPMWPQFNPDTYTDILEPLKTGKVNYWTGHKGMEFEEAWAKWIGAKMAISCTNGTSALHIAISSLGIGPGDEVIVPSYSFIASSFAIVQAGAIPVFCDVTEDHTIDPACIEALITERTRGIVVVHLYGIIADMGPILAIAKKNNLKVIEDCAQCFGGEYNGIKSGMIGDVGCFSFCQSKHFTTGGEGGMVVTNNENLGWECRSFRDHGYDVKKRMNMLALEEKLPYIHTRIGFNYRMTEIQSVIGINELKRFDSWNLKRRFEYAAMYDKAFAGMKGIKKLPVNTAERKCSYWWYPILIDLDSLDCQADTILKDLLAIKIPCYGIQWPEAYEEKAYIEHKGFGEANFPFDSEEYTDPSAVDYAKYKCPVAHKLRFETVCLFLHPSWEKIHIERCIEGLTTVIKAHLKKK; encoded by the coding sequence ATGGCAGAAAAAAAAGATCTCGCAATGAATGGCGCCGGAATATCTGAAATCGGATTTCCGATGTGGCCTCAGTTTAATCCGGATACATATACGGACATTCTCGAGCCCTTGAAAACCGGAAAAGTTAATTATTGGACTGGTCATAAAGGGATGGAATTTGAAGAAGCCTGGGCAAAATGGATCGGCGCGAAGATGGCCATTTCCTGCACCAACGGAACCTCCGCGCTTCATATCGCAATATCATCGCTCGGCATCGGCCCCGGCGACGAGGTGATCGTTCCTTCATATTCGTTTATTGCTTCCTCCTTCGCTATTGTACAGGCCGGAGCAATCCCGGTTTTCTGCGATGTCACAGAGGATCACACCATTGATCCCGCCTGCATCGAAGCTCTCATTACCGAGCGCACGAGAGGTATCGTCGTAGTGCATCTGTACGGCATCATCGCCGATATGGGGCCGATACTCGCGATTGCGAAAAAGAACAATCTTAAGGTCATCGAAGATTGTGCGCAATGCTTCGGCGGCGAATACAACGGAATTAAATCAGGCATGATAGGCGATGTCGGCTGCTTCTCCTTCTGTCAGTCAAAGCACTTCACGACCGGCGGGGAAGGCGGAATGGTCGTCACCAATAATGAGAATCTCGGCTGGGAATGCCGCAGCTTCCGCGACCACGGCTATGATGTAAAAAAGCGTATGAACATGCTTGCACTGGAAGAAAAGCTCCCTTATATACACACAAGAATAGGCTTTAATTACAGAATGACCGAAATTCAGTCCGTGATCGGAATCAACGAGCTGAAGCGTTTCGATTCCTGGAATCTCAAACGCAGATTTGAATACGCGGCGATGTACGACAAGGCTTTTGCCGGCATGAAAGGCATTAAAAAACTGCCCGTAAACACGGCAGAACGGAAGTGCTCGTACTGGTGGTATCCGATACTGATCGACCTTGATTCGCTTGACTGTCAGGCCGACACAATCCTCAAGGATCTTCTCGCCATTAAAATCCCCTGCTACGGCATACAGTGGCCCGAAGCATACGAAGAAAAGGCATATATTGAGCATAAGGGCTTCGGAGAGGCGAATTTTCCCTTCGATTCCGAAGAATACACCGATCCGTCCGCTGTTGATTACGCGAAATACAAATGCCCCGTCGCTCACAAGCTGCGTTTTGAGACGGTCTGTCTTTTCCTTCATCCGTCGTGGGAAAAGATTCACATCGAACGCTGCATAGAGGGTCTTACGACCGTAATAAAGGCTCACCTTAAAAAAAAATAA
- a CDS encoding YhfC family glutamic-type intramembrane protease, giving the protein MISSSNIAAICFTLVISILLPIAIWIWLGSTRKRVSIPVIAGAAGFIIAQFVIRLPILQLLWKTDSFAKFVKGNKLIYFIFLAFTAALIETAFRLLILKGLLKDRLSFDCAFACGLGHGGAESIALIGLTYINNLVISIMINSGAASDLINDSVIAALRDTPASSFIAAGLERVFVLAFQISLSVILSYFIVMGRTWTGAALCFGVHFAVDFVIPLFLSSGISVWICEAITLAVAVAAVVVSLLLKKIFPVMVIPKDAAEDALSKGF; this is encoded by the coding sequence TTGATATCCTCGTCAAATATTGCCGCGATCTGCTTTACGCTGGTCATTTCGATTCTCCTTCCTATAGCTATTTGGATATGGCTCGGAAGCACAAGAAAACGCGTTTCAATTCCGGTGATCGCAGGCGCCGCCGGATTTATAATTGCCCAGTTTGTGATACGCCTTCCAATACTGCAGCTTTTATGGAAGACCGATAGCTTTGCCAAATTTGTAAAAGGCAACAAACTGATTTATTTTATCTTTCTTGCTTTTACGGCCGCGCTTATTGAAACGGCGTTCAGGCTTCTTATTCTGAAGGGGCTGCTTAAAGACAGGCTGAGCTTTGACTGCGCGTTTGCCTGCGGTCTCGGTCACGGAGGTGCAGAATCGATTGCGCTGATCGGACTGACATATATAAATAATCTTGTCATCAGCATTATGATTAATTCGGGAGCCGCATCCGATCTTATAAACGATTCCGTTATCGCCGCGCTTCGCGATACTCCCGCTTCATCATTTATTGCCGCCGGGCTTGAAAGAGTATTCGTGCTTGCTTTTCAGATATCACTATCTGTAATTCTCTCTTATTTCATAGTAATGGGAAGAACCTGGACAGGAGCCGCATTGTGCTTCGGTGTACATTTTGCGGTAGATTTCGTTATACCTCTTTTTCTTTCAAGCGGTATTTCCGTATGGATCTGCGAAGCGATAACCCTCGCCGTCGCCGTCGCCGCCGTTGTCGTTTCTCTGCTTCTGAAAAAGATATTTCCCGTTATGGTCATACCCAAGGACGCGGCGGAAGACGCCCTGTCAAAGGGATTCTGA